The genomic interval TTGATGTACATATAAAAAATCTCCGGGAAAAGCTAAGGGATCATGGGAAAGAATCACCCATGATTCAGACAAAATGGGGTGTAGGCTATTATTTTAGAAGGGATTGATAGAAATGTTTTCTTCTATCAAACAAAAATTGACTTTAATTTATATCATTCTCATTATTTTACCTCTGTTGGCCATCAACTATCTATCTTTACACCACATGAAGGAATCCGTCTTGGGGGAAATTGAGGTCAACACCTTAAAGACAGCCAATATTCTTTCCAATATAAGTCGCAACAATATTCAAGATCCTTTGGCTTTAAAGAAGGTCACCCAGCAGTATGGGGAAACTGTGGAGGGAAGAGTTTTGATCCTTGACAAAGCAGGGAGGGTAATGGTGGACACCTCCCATCTTTTAGAAGGGCGAACTATAAACAATCCAGAGGTTCGTAGCGCCCTTGCTATGGAGGAGGGGGTTGGGTATTATCAAAGGGATAAATATATATTGCAGGTGACGGTCCCTATCCTACAGATGGTTCAAGGAGATAGAAATCTTTTAGGGGCAGTACTGGTATCCGTCAGTGTTGATGACGCCTTTGAAGCCATCCAAGATTTTAGGCAACGTTTAACGATGGTGTCCATTGGAGCTGCAGCCATAGGGGTGATAGTAGCTATATTAGCCAGCAGAAGGATGGCAAAACCCATTGTCATACTATCTAATACAGCTAAGCGGATAGGTGAAGGACATCTAGGGGAAATGGTAAACATAAAGTCCAGAGATGAGATAGGAAGACTTGCTGAAGATTTTAATTATATGAGCAAAGAGCTCTATAGGATTGACCATGGTAGAACTCAATTTATTGGTGATGTTTCCCATGAGTTAAAGACGCCTTTAGCCTCCATGAAGGCATTGATTGATTCCCTACTCTATGGAGAAGATGATCTTGAGGTATACAAGGAGTACTTAAGGGACATGGATGGAGAAATTGATCGACTATCGGACTTAGTAAAATCCCTTCTGACCTTGACAAGAATGGAGGAACAGGGGATTAAAATGAGGATATATTCCTTAAAGGAAATCATAGAAAATGCGGTAAAAATCCTCCAACCCTTGGCAGAAAAAGGAGGGGTAGAGGTAAGCATTGCATTAGAAGGATCTCCAGAGGTTGTTTGTGATGGGGAACGGATGAAGGAGGTATTTATTAACTTAATTGACAATGCCCTAAAGTATAGGGATATGGAGAAAGAAAAATATAGGGTCAGCATTATTGGAAAAAGACAAAAAGACGACTACAAAGTTATGCTTGTGGATAATGGTATTGGTATTAAGGAGGAAGAACTAGAATCTATCTTTGAAAAATTTTATCGAACAGATACCTCCCGTTCTAGAGATACTGGTGGAGCTGGTATTGGTCTCTCCATCGTTAGTCGGGTGATACAGCTCCATGGATGGAAAATTTCTGTCGCCAGTAGAATAAAAGAAGGGACAACCGTTACTATCTTGATTCCTAAAAATTTTTTAAAGATTTCTTCATGATTTCTTTACATTTGTTAATGAGGTCTTCACAATCTAGGGGTATAATAGGAATAAGCAAACAACAAAAACAAAACTGAAGGGA from Natronincola ferrireducens carries:
- a CDS encoding sensor histidine kinase — its product is MFSSIKQKLTLIYIILIILPLLAINYLSLHHMKESVLGEIEVNTLKTANILSNISRNNIQDPLALKKVTQQYGETVEGRVLILDKAGRVMVDTSHLLEGRTINNPEVRSALAMEEGVGYYQRDKYILQVTVPILQMVQGDRNLLGAVLVSVSVDDAFEAIQDFRQRLTMVSIGAAAIGVIVAILASRRMAKPIVILSNTAKRIGEGHLGEMVNIKSRDEIGRLAEDFNYMSKELYRIDHGRTQFIGDVSHELKTPLASMKALIDSLLYGEDDLEVYKEYLRDMDGEIDRLSDLVKSLLTLTRMEEQGIKMRIYSLKEIIENAVKILQPLAEKGGVEVSIALEGSPEVVCDGERMKEVFINLIDNALKYRDMEKEKYRVSIIGKRQKDDYKVMLVDNGIGIKEEELESIFEKFYRTDTSRSRDTGGAGIGLSIVSRVIQLHGWKISVASRIKEGTTVTILIPKNFLKISS